The Streptococcus oralis Uo5 genome includes a window with the following:
- a CDS encoding CoA-binding protein, which produces MSQEFINPSDGVIRQYLATSKTLAVVGLSDREETTSNRVTKEMQARGYKIIPVNPKAAGGEILGEKAYASLAEIPFPIDIVNVYRRSEFLPDVARDFLKADAKIFWAQLGLESLEAEEILRAGGCDDIVMNRCIKREHTRLILEK; this is translated from the coding sequence ATGAGTCAAGAATTTATCAACCCAAGTGATGGTGTGATTCGTCAGTATCTGGCGACCAGTAAAACGTTAGCGGTAGTGGGTTTATCCGATCGTGAAGAAACAACTAGTAATCGAGTGACCAAGGAAATGCAGGCTCGAGGCTATAAAATCATTCCAGTTAATCCCAAGGCTGCAGGTGGGGAAATCTTGGGAGAAAAGGCCTATGCAAGCCTAGCTGAGATTCCTTTTCCTATCGATATTGTCAATGTATACCGACGTAGCGAGTTTTTACCAGATGTGGCGCGTGATTTTCTCAAGGCGGATGCTAAGATTTTTTGGGCACAACTGGGCCTTGAAAGCCTAGAAGCGGAAGAAATCTTGCGTGCTGGAGGATGCGATGACATCGTGATGAATCGCTGTATTAAGAGAGAACATACACGTTTAATTCTTGAAAAATAA
- a CDS encoding pyridoxal phosphate-dependent aminotransferase, whose product MDLTKSFNKQLDKIQVSLIRQFDQAISEIPGVLRLTLGEPDFTTPDHVKEAAKRAIDQNQSYYTGMSGLLTLRQAASDFVKEKYQLDYNPENEILVTIGATEALSATLTAILEEGDKVLLPAPAYPGYEPIVNLVGAEIVEIDTTENGFVLTPEMLEKAILEQGDKLKAVILNYPANPTGITYSREQLEALADVLRKYEIFVVCDEVYSELTYTGANHVSLGTMLRDQAIIINGLSKSHAMTGWRLGFIFAPAAFTAQLIKSHQYLVTAANTMAQHAAVEALTAGKNDAEPMKKEYIQRRDYIIEKMTALGFDIIKPDGAFYIFAKIPTGYNQDSFAFLKDFAQKKAVAFIPGAAFGRYGEGYVRLSYAASMETIREAMKRLEEYMREA is encoded by the coding sequence ATGGACTTAACCAAGAGCTTTAATAAACAGTTAGACAAGATTCAAGTTTCCTTGATTCGCCAGTTTGACCAGGCAATTTCAGAGATTCCTGGGGTCTTGCGTTTGACCTTGGGGGAACCTGATTTTACAACGCCAGATCATGTCAAGGAAGCAGCTAAGCGAGCCATTGATCAGAACCAATCCTACTATACAGGGATGAGCGGTTTACTGACCTTGCGTCAGGCTGCTAGCGACTTTGTAAAAGAAAAGTACCAGCTAGATTATAATCCTGAAAATGAAATTTTAGTTACAATTGGGGCGACAGAGGCTTTATCTGCTACTTTGACGGCTATTTTGGAAGAGGGGGACAAGGTGCTCTTGCCAGCTCCTGCCTATCCAGGATATGAGCCGATTGTCAATCTAGTTGGGGCAGAGATTGTCGAGATTGATACAACTGAAAATGGTTTTGTCTTGACTCCTGAGATGTTGGAAAAGGCCATTTTGGAGCAAGGGGACAAGCTCAAAGCAGTTATTCTCAACTATCCAGCCAATCCGACAGGAATTACCTATAGTCGGGAGCAGTTGGAAGCCTTGGCAGACGTTTTACGCAAGTATGAGATTTTTGTTGTCTGTGATGAGGTTTACTCAGAATTGACCTATACAGGGGCAAATCATGTATCATTGGGAACTATGCTGAGAGACCAGGCTATTATTATTAATGGCTTGTCTAAATCGCATGCTATGACTGGTTGGCGTTTAGGCTTTATCTTTGCTCCTGCGGCTTTCACAGCTCAGTTGATCAAGAGTCACCAATATTTGGTTACTGCTGCAAATACGATGGCTCAGCATGCTGCGGTGGAGGCTTTGACCGCTGGTAAAAACGACGCAGAGCCTATGAAAAAGGAATACATCCAGCGTCGAGATTATATCATCGAAAAGATGACTGCTCTTGGTTTTGATATTATCAAACCGGACGGTGCCTTCTATATCTTTGCTAAGATTCCAACAGGTTACAATCAAGACTCCTTTGCTTTTCTGAAGGATTTTGCTCAGAAGAAGGCCGTTGCCTTTATCCCTGGTGCAGCCTTTGGACGTTACGGAGAAGGCTATGTGCGTCTGTCTTATGCAGCCAGCATGGAAACGATCAGAGAGGCCATGAAACGACTTGAGGAGTACATGAGAGAAGCATGA
- a CDS encoding H354_08695 family bacteriocin-like peptide, translating into MLNLQTLEQNYPTLSDLELQEVDGGGVLLFVGGGIVSLGLLAWGAYNGYQSAARGG; encoded by the coding sequence ATGTTAAATTTACAAACGTTGGAACAAAACTATCCAACTTTAAGCGATCTTGAACTACAAGAAGTAGATGGCGGAGGAGTGCTACTTTTCGTTGGTGGAGGAATTGTTTCTCTCGGACTCCTAGCTTGGGGTGCCTATAATGGTTATCAGTCAGCAGCGAGAGGTGGCTAA
- a CDS encoding YeiH family protein: MSFLSKNGAGIFACLLISIVSWYLGGFFPVIGAPVFAIFIGMLLNPFLSSYKQLDAGLTFSSKKLLQYAVVLLGFGLNISQVFAVGQSSLPVILSTISIALIIAYLFQRFFALDTKLAILVGVGSSICGGSAIAATAPVIHAKEKEVAQAISVIFFFNVLAALIFPTLGTWLHLSNDGFALFAGTAVNDTSSVTATASSWDSLYQTNTLESATIVKLTRTLAIIPITLFLSYWQSRQQENKQGVQLKKVFPLFILYFILASLLTTLLTSLGVSSSFFTPLKQLSKFLIIMAMSAIGLKTNLIAMVRSSGKSILLGALCWIAIILTSLGMQALIGIF; the protein is encoded by the coding sequence ATGTCATTTTTATCAAAAAATGGAGCAGGCATCTTTGCCTGCCTTCTCATTTCTATCGTATCTTGGTACTTAGGAGGATTCTTTCCTGTCATTGGCGCACCCGTTTTTGCCATTTTCATAGGAATGCTCCTAAATCCCTTTCTCTCATCCTATAAACAACTGGATGCTGGATTGACCTTTAGTTCTAAAAAATTACTCCAATATGCCGTTGTCTTGCTTGGTTTTGGTCTCAATATCTCGCAAGTCTTCGCAGTTGGGCAATCTTCACTCCCTGTTATCCTCTCCACCATTTCAATAGCCCTGATTATTGCCTACCTCTTCCAGCGCTTCTTTGCACTGGATACAAAACTGGCTATCTTGGTTGGAGTGGGATCTTCTATCTGTGGTGGCTCTGCCATTGCTGCGACAGCACCCGTTATCCATGCCAAGGAAAAAGAAGTTGCCCAAGCCATTTCCGTTATCTTTTTCTTCAATGTCTTGGCTGCGCTCATCTTTCCAACCCTAGGAACCTGGCTTCACCTATCCAATGATGGCTTCGCCCTCTTTGCAGGAACTGCGGTCAATGACACTTCCTCTGTAACGGCTACCGCCAGCTCCTGGGACAGTCTTTACCAGACCAATACCCTTGAGTCTGCAACCATTGTGAAACTCACGCGCACCCTAGCTATCATTCCCATTACGCTCTTTCTCTCCTACTGGCAAAGTCGCCAGCAAGAAAATAAACAAGGCGTACAGCTGAAAAAAGTCTTCCCACTTTTTATCCTTTACTTTATCCTGGCTTCTCTATTAACGACTCTTCTCACCTCTCTCGGTGTGTCTAGTAGCTTCTTTACCCCTCTTAAACAACTCTCCAAATTTCTCATTATCATGGCTATGAGTGCCATCGGTCTCAAAACCAATCTCATTGCCATGGTTAGATCCAGTGGCAAATCCATTCTTCTTGGAGCCCTTTGCTGGATTGCCATCATCCTCACCAGCCTTGGTATGCAGGCATTGATTGGTATTTTCTAA
- a CDS encoding ribose-phosphate diphosphokinase, which translates to MSFSDLKLFALSSNRELAERVAQEIGIELGKSTVRQFSDGEIQVNIEESIRGKHVFILQSTSSPVNDNLLEILIMVDALKRASAESVNVVMPYYGYARQDRKARAREPITAKLVANMLEVAGVDRLLTIDLHAAQIQGFFDIPVDHLMGAPLIADYFERRGMVGSDYVVVSPDHGGVTRARKLAEFLKTPIAIIDKRRSVDKMNTSEVMNIIGKVDGKTCILIDDMIDTAGTICHAADALAEAGAVEVYASCTHPVLSGPAMDNIQKSAIKKLVVLDTIYLPEERLIDKIEQISIAHLLGDAIIRIHEKRPLSPLFCIEKKI; encoded by the coding sequence ATGTCTTTTTCTGATTTAAAGCTGTTTGCCCTTTCTTCTAATAGAGAATTGGCAGAGCGTGTGGCGCAAGAAATTGGGATAGAGTTGGGGAAATCGACTGTTCGCCAATTTTCGGATGGGGAGATTCAGGTCAACATTGAAGAATCAATCCGTGGAAAACACGTCTTTATCCTACAATCAACTAGTTCACCTGTAAATGATAATTTACTTGAAATTTTGATTATGGTGGACGCATTGAAGCGCGCCAGTGCAGAATCTGTCAATGTTGTTATGCCTTACTATGGCTATGCACGTCAGGATAGAAAAGCGCGCGCGCGTGAGCCAATCACAGCAAAACTCGTTGCAAACATGCTAGAAGTTGCTGGCGTAGATCGTTTGTTGACGATTGATTTGCATGCTGCACAGATTCAGGGATTCTTTGATATTCCAGTAGATCACTTGATGGGTGCTCCATTGATTGCGGACTATTTTGAACGTCGTGGCATGGTTGGCTCTGACTACGTGGTTGTCAGCCCAGACCATGGTGGGGTGACTCGTGCTCGTAAATTGGCAGAGTTTTTGAAAACTCCGATTGCGATTATTGACAAACGCCGTAGTGTAGACAAGATGAATACCAGTGAAGTGATGAACATCATTGGTAAAGTAGATGGTAAGACTTGTATCTTGATTGACGATATGATCGATACAGCTGGAACCATTTGTCATGCGGCAGATGCTCTTGCTGAAGCAGGGGCTGTTGAAGTTTACGCAAGCTGTACGCACCCAGTACTTTCTGGTCCTGCTATGGACAATATCCAAAAATCAGCTATTAAGAAATTGGTTGTTTTGGATACCATCTACCTACCAGAAGAGCGTTTGATTGATAAGATTGAACAAATTTCGATTGCTCATCTTCTAGGAGATGCTATTATCCGTATCCACGAAAAACGTCCTCTTTCTCCCCTATTTTGTATTGAGAAAAAGATTTAA
- a CDS encoding histidine phosphatase family protein encodes MACELVDLDRQGIKMKIIFVRHGEPDYRELEECSYTGFGLDLAPLSEKGRRQAQELWQNPLLQSANLLVTSAVTRALETAFYVSCATGLPLRVEPLLHEWQVYESGIENFEKARTLFLENKGELLPNSPIQYETAEEMKVRFLETMIKYRDYQTVLVVAHRMLMRQFVPDEKINFCQVIECEIEI; translated from the coding sequence ATGGCGTGCGAACTGGTGGATTTGGATCGACAGGGTATTAAGATGAAGATAATCTTTGTACGTCATGGGGAGCCAGACTACCGTGAGTTAGAGGAGTGTTCCTACACTGGCTTTGGATTAGATTTGGCTCCTTTGTCTGAGAAAGGAAGGCGACAAGCTCAGGAACTTTGGCAAAATCCTTTGCTACAATCGGCTAATCTACTAGTGACTTCAGCAGTAACGAGAGCTTTAGAAACGGCTTTTTATGTATCTTGTGCTACCGGCCTTCCTTTGAGGGTGGAGCCTTTGTTACACGAATGGCAGGTTTACGAAAGTGGTATAGAGAATTTTGAAAAAGCACGTACTCTGTTTTTAGAAAACAAGGGGGAGTTGCTTCCTAATAGTCCTATTCAGTATGAGACAGCTGAAGAGATGAAGGTGCGTTTTTTGGAAACTATGATAAAGTACCGAGACTACCAGACAGTGCTAGTTGTCGCTCATCGAATGCTCATGCGCCAATTTGTACCAGACGAGAAGATTAATTTTTGCCAAGTGATTGAATGTGAGATAGAAATTTAG
- the tadA gene encoding tRNA adenosine(34) deaminase TadA, producing MNYTVEEKESFMREALKEAEIALEHDEIPIGCVIVKDGEIIGRGHNAREELQRAVMHAEIMAIENANLSEESWRLLDCTLFVTIEPCVMCSGAIGLARIPKVVYGAKNQKFGAAGSLYDILTDERLNHRVEVETGVLESECAAIMQDFFRNRRKK from the coding sequence ATGAATTATACAGTTGAAGAAAAAGAAAGCTTCATGAGAGAGGCCTTGAAAGAGGCAGAAATTGCTCTAGAACACGATGAAATTCCAATTGGTTGTGTGATTGTCAAGGATGGAGAAATCATTGGTAGGGGGCATAATGCGCGCGAGGAGTTGCAACGGGCGGTCATGCATGCAGAAATCATGGCTATTGAGAATGCTAATCTGAGTGAAGAGAGCTGGCGTCTGCTGGATTGTACCCTTTTTGTGACCATTGAGCCCTGTGTGATGTGTAGTGGGGCAATCGGGCTTGCCCGTATTCCAAAGGTGGTCTATGGGGCTAAGAATCAGAAATTTGGCGCCGCTGGGAGTCTCTACGACATCTTAACAGATGAGCGTCTCAATCATCGTGTAGAGGTTGAAACGGGAGTTTTGGAGAGTGAGTGTGCAGCGATTATGCAGGATTTTTTCCGAAATCGACGGAAAAAATAA
- the radA gene encoding DNA repair protein RadA, translating into MCQNCEYNSPKYLGRCPNCGSWSSFVEEIEVAEVKNARVSLTGEKTKPMKLAEVTSINVNRTKTEMEEFNRVLGGGVVPGSLVLIGGDPGIGKSTLLLQVSTQLSQVGTVLYVSGEESAQQIKLRAERLGDIDSEFYLYAETNMQSVRSEVERIQPDFLIIDSIQTIMSPEISGVQGSVSQVREVTAELMQLAKTNNIAIFIVGHVTKEGTLAGPRMLEHMVDTVLYFEGERHHTFRILRAVKNRFGSTNEIGIFEMQSGGLVEVLNPSQVFLEERLDGATGSSIVVTMEGTRPILAEVQALVTPTMFGNAKRTTTGLDFNRASLIMAVLEKRAGLLLQNQDAYLKSAGGVKLDEPAIDLAVAVAIASSYKDKPTNPQECFVGELGLTGEIRRVNRIEQRINEAAKLGFTKIYVPKNSLTGITPPKEIEVIGVTTIQEVLKKVFA; encoded by the coding sequence GTGTGTCAAAATTGTGAATATAATTCACCTAAGTATCTAGGGCGTTGTCCTAACTGTGGGTCTTGGTCTTCTTTTGTAGAAGAGATTGAGGTTGCCGAGGTCAAGAATGCGCGTGTGTCCTTGACAGGTGAAAAAACCAAGCCTATGAAACTGGCTGAGGTGACTTCCATCAATGTCAATCGAACCAAGACGGAGATGGAGGAATTCAACCGTGTACTTGGAGGCGGAGTGGTACCAGGGAGTCTCGTCCTTATCGGTGGGGATCCAGGAATCGGGAAATCAACCCTTCTCCTACAAGTTTCAACCCAGCTGTCTCAAGTAGGGACTGTTCTCTATGTCAGTGGGGAGGAGTCTGCTCAGCAGATTAAACTCCGTGCAGAGCGCTTGGGTGATATTGATAGTGAGTTTTATCTCTATGCAGAGACCAATATGCAGAGTGTTCGATCTGAGGTGGAGCGCATCCAACCAGATTTTCTCATCATCGACTCTATCCAGACGATTATGTCTCCTGAGATTTCAGGGGTGCAGGGGTCTGTTTCTCAGGTGCGTGAGGTGACCGCTGAGCTTATGCAGCTGGCTAAGACCAATAACATTGCCATCTTTATCGTAGGGCATGTGACCAAGGAAGGGACCTTGGCTGGTCCGCGTATGTTGGAGCATATGGTGGATACGGTGCTTTACTTTGAAGGGGAACGCCACCATACCTTCCGAATCTTACGAGCGGTCAAAAACCGTTTTGGGTCCACTAATGAGATTGGCATCTTTGAGATGCAGTCGGGCGGATTGGTTGAGGTGCTTAATCCGAGTCAAGTTTTCCTAGAAGAGCGTTTGGACGGAGCGACTGGTTCATCAATTGTGGTGACTATGGAAGGAACCCGTCCGATTTTGGCGGAGGTTCAGGCTTTGGTAACACCAACCATGTTTGGAAATGCTAAACGCACGACGACAGGTCTTGATTTCAATCGTGCGAGTCTGATTATGGCTGTTTTGGAAAAACGAGCAGGGCTTCTCTTGCAAAATCAGGATGCCTATCTCAAATCTGCTGGTGGCGTGAAATTGGATGAGCCTGCCATTGACTTAGCCGTTGCAGTGGCTATTGCCTCTAGTTACAAGGACAAGCCTACCAATCCTCAGGAATGTTTTGTGGGTGAACTGGGCTTGACCGGAGAAATTCGGCGCGTGAATCGTATCGAACAACGTATCAATGAAGCGGCAAAACTGGGCTTTACCAAGATTTATGTACCCAAGAATTCCTTGACAGGAATCACTCCACCCAAGGAAATTGAAGTCATTGGTGTGACAACGATTCAGGAAGTTTTGAAAAAGGTCTTTGCATAA
- a CDS encoding adenylosuccinate synthase: MTSVVVVGTQWGDEGKGKITDFLSANAEVIARYQGGDNAGHTIVIDGKKFKLHLIPSGIFFPEKISVIGNGMVVNPKSLVKELTYLHEEGVTTDNLRISDRAHVILPYHIELDRLQEEAKGDNKIGTTIKGIGPAYMDKAARVGIRIADLLDKDIFRERLERNLVEKNRLFEKLYDSTPISIDDIFEEYYEYGQQIKQYVTDTSVILNDALDNGKRVLFEGAQGVMLDIDQGTYPFVTSSNPVAGGVTIGSGVGPSKIDKVVGVCKAYTSRVGDGPFPTELFDEVGDRIREVGHEYGTTTGRPRRVGWFDSVVMRHSSRVSGITNLSLNSIDVLSGLDTVKICVAYDLDGQRIDYYPASLEQLKRCKPIYEELPGWSEDITGVRNLEDLPENARNYVRRVSELVGVRISTFSVGPGREQTNILESVWS, from the coding sequence ATGACTTCAGTTGTTGTTGTAGGTACCCAATGGGGTGATGAAGGTAAAGGGAAAATTACAGATTTTCTTTCAGCTAATGCAGAAGTGATTGCTCGTTATCAAGGTGGTGATAATGCTGGTCACACAATTGTGATTGATGGCAAGAAATTTAAGTTGCACTTGATTCCATCTGGGATTTTCTTCCCTGAAAAGATCTCTGTCATCGGGAATGGGATGGTTGTAAACCCTAAATCTCTGGTAAAAGAGTTGACTTATCTTCATGAAGAAGGTGTGACAACAGATAATTTGCGCATTTCGGACCGTGCGCATGTCATTTTGCCATATCATATTGAATTAGACCGTCTACAAGAAGAAGCTAAGGGCGACAATAAAATCGGGACTACTATCAAGGGTATTGGTCCAGCCTATATGGATAAAGCTGCTCGTGTTGGAATTCGTATTGCAGATCTTTTGGATAAGGATATTTTCCGTGAACGCTTGGAACGCAATCTTGTGGAAAAGAATCGTCTGTTTGAAAAATTGTATGACAGTACACCTATTTCAATTGATGATATTTTTGAAGAGTATTATGAGTATGGCCAACAAATCAAGCAGTATGTGACAGATACGTCCGTAATCTTGAACGATGCCCTTGATAATGGAAAACGTGTGCTTTTTGAAGGTGCGCAAGGTGTTATGTTAGATATTGACCAAGGTACTTATCCATTTGTTACTTCGTCAAACCCTGTCGCTGGTGGTGTGACAATCGGTTCTGGTGTTGGTCCAAGTAAGATTGACAAGGTTGTCGGTGTATGTAAGGCTTATACAAGTCGTGTTGGAGATGGTCCTTTCCCAACTGAATTGTTTGATGAAGTGGGAGATCGCATTCGTGAAGTAGGTCATGAGTATGGTACGACAACTGGCCGTCCACGTCGTGTGGGTTGGTTTGACTCAGTTGTGATGCGTCACAGCAGCCGTGTATCTGGAATTACCAATCTTTCATTGAACTCTATCGATGTTTTGAGCGGTTTGGATACCGTGAAAATTTGTGTTGCCTATGATCTTGATGGTCAACGTATTGATTACTATCCTGCTAGTCTTGAGCAGTTGAAACGCTGCAAGCCAATCTACGAGGAATTGCCAGGTTGGTCAGAAGACATCACTGGGGTCCGTAATTTGGAAGATCTTCCTGAGAATGCGCGTAACTATGTTCGTCGTGTAAGCGAGTTGGTTGGTGTTCGTATCTCAACTTTCTCAGTAGGTCCCGGTCGTGAACAAACTAATATTTTAGAAAGTGTTTGGTCATAG
- a CDS encoding acyl carrier protein: MTEKEIFDRIVTIIQERQGADFAVTEALSLKDDLDADSVDLMEFVLTLEDEFGIEITDEEIDQLQSVADVVAIIKDKK, encoded by the coding sequence ATGACAGAAAAAGAAATTTTTGACCGCATTGTAACCATTATCCAAGAGCGACAGGGAGCAGACTTTGCCGTAACAGAGGCCTTGAGTTTGAAAGATGATTTAGATGCGGACTCAGTGGACTTGATGGAGTTTGTCTTGACACTAGAAGATGAATTTGGTATCGAAATCACTGATGAGGAAATCGATCAACTTCAAAGTGTAGCGGATGTAGTAGCGATTATTAAAGATAAAAAATAG
- a CDS encoding dUTP diphosphatase — MKIRGFELVSSFTDESLLPKRETAHAAGYDLKVAVRTVIAPGEIVLVPTGVKAYMQPTEVLYLYDRSSNPRKKGLVLINSVGVIDGDYYGNPGNEGHIFAQMKNITDQEVVLEVGERVVQAVFAPFLIADGDEADGVRTGGFGSTGY; from the coding sequence ATGAAAATTCGTGGTTTTGAATTGGTTTCGAGTTTTACAGATGAAAGTTTGCTACCTAAGCGTGAGACGGCTCATGCAGCTGGTTACGACTTAAAGGTTGCTGTGCGTACGGTTATTGCGCCAGGAGAGATTGTCTTGGTTCCGACAGGTGTTAAGGCCTATATGCAGCCGACAGAAGTGCTCTATCTCTATGACCGTTCATCAAACCCTCGCAAGAAGGGTTTGGTTTTGATTAACTCAGTTGGGGTCATTGATGGGGATTATTATGGAAATCCTGGGAATGAAGGCCATATCTTTGCTCAGATGAAAAATATTACTGATCAGGAAGTGGTTCTCGAAGTTGGAGAGCGTGTGGTTCAGGCTGTCTTTGCTCCTTTCTTAATTGCAGACGGAGATGAGGCAGATGGCGTGCGAACTGGTGGATTTGGATCGACAGGGTATTAA
- a CDS encoding beta-class carbonic anhydrase has translation MSYFEQFMQANQAYVALHGQLNLPLKPKTRVAIVTCMDSRLHVAQALGLALGDAHILRNAGGRVTEDMIRSLVISQQQMGTREIVVLHHTDCGAQTFENESFHEQLKHELGVDVSDQDFLPFQDVEESVREDMQLLRESPLIPDDVVISGAVYDVDTGSMREVY, from the coding sequence GTGTCGTATTTTGAACAGTTTATGCAAGCCAATCAGGCTTATGTTGCCCTACATGGGCAGTTAAATCTGCCACTTAAACCCAAAACCAGAGTAGCGATCGTGACCTGTATGGACTCACGTCTGCACGTTGCGCAAGCTCTAGGTTTGGCCCTTGGGGATGCTCATATCTTGCGGAATGCGGGTGGTCGAGTAACTGAGGACATGATTCGTTCACTGGTGATTTCCCAGCAACAAATGGGGACAAGAGAAATCGTGGTGCTTCACCATACAGACTGTGGAGCTCAAACCTTTGAAAATGAAAGTTTTCATGAACAGTTGAAACACGAGCTCGGAGTTGATGTATCTGATCAAGATTTTTTACCATTCCAGGATGTTGAAGAGAGTGTGAGAGAGGATATGCAATTGCTTCGAGAATCTCCACTGATTCCTGATGATGTGGTTATTTCAGGTGCTGTCTATGATGTGGATACAGGAAGTATGAGAGAAGTATACTAA
- the recO gene encoding DNA repair protein RecO has protein sequence MIQSITSQGLVLYNRNFREDDKLVKIFTEQAGKRMFFIKHAGQSKLAPVIQPLVLARFLLRINDDGLSYIEDYHEVMTFPKINSDLFVMAYATYVAALADASLQDNQQDSPLFAFLKKTLELMEAGIDYQVLTNIFEIQILTRFGISLNFNECVFCHRVGQAFDFSFKYGACLCPDHYHEDEKRCHLNPNIPYLLNQFQAIDFETLETISLKAEIKKELRQFMDQLYEEYVGIHLKSKKFIDSLADWGQLLKEEDK, from the coding sequence ATGATTCAGTCTATCACGAGTCAAGGCTTGGTGCTCTACAATCGTAACTTTCGTGAGGATGACAAGCTGGTCAAAATTTTCACCGAGCAGGCTGGCAAACGCATGTTTTTCATCAAACACGCTGGTCAATCTAAACTAGCTCCGGTTATTCAGCCCTTGGTGTTGGCACGATTTCTCTTGCGAATCAATGATGACGGCCTTAGCTACATCGAGGACTACCATGAGGTGATGACCTTTCCCAAGATTAATAGTGATCTTTTTGTCATGGCCTATGCTACCTATGTGGCGGCTCTTGCAGATGCTAGTTTGCAGGATAATCAGCAGGATTCTCCCTTGTTTGCTTTCTTGAAGAAGACTCTGGAGTTGATGGAAGCAGGCATAGATTATCAGGTCTTAACCAATATTTTTGAAATTCAAATCTTGACTCGATTTGGAATCAGCCTCAATTTTAATGAGTGTGTCTTTTGCCATCGGGTTGGTCAGGCCTTTGACTTTTCTTTCAAATATGGAGCCTGCCTCTGTCCAGACCATTACCATGAGGACGAGAAACGTTGTCATCTAAATCCCAACATCCCTTATCTGCTCAATCAATTTCAAGCCATTGATTTTGAGACCTTGGAGACCATTTCGCTTAAGGCCGAAATCAAGAAAGAGCTACGCCAATTTATGGATCAACTCTACGAAGAGTACGTTGGGATTCACCTAAAATCAAAGAAATTTATTGATTCCCTAGCAGACTGGGGACAATTACTAAAAGAGGAAGACAAATGA
- the plsX gene encoding phosphate acyltransferase PlsX, whose translation MKKIAVDAMGGDYAPQAIVEGVNQALADFSDIEVQLYGDESKIKQYLTATERVSIIHTDEKINSDDEPTKAIRKKKNASMVLAAKAVKEGEADAVLSAGNTGALLAAGFFIVGRIKNIDRPGLMSTLPTIDGKGFDMLDLGANAENTAQHLHQYAVLGSFYAKNVRGISKPRVGLLNNGTESSKGDPLRKETYDLLVADESLNFVGNVEARDLMNGVADVVVTDGFTGNAVLKSIEGTALGIMGLLKNAITGGGLRAKLGALLLKDSLKGLKTQLNYSDVGGAVLFGVKAPVVKTHGSSDAKAVYSTIRQIRTMLETDVVVQTAREFSGE comes from the coding sequence ATGAAAAAAATCGCAGTAGATGCTATGGGAGGCGATTACGCACCTCAAGCCATCGTTGAGGGTGTCAATCAAGCCCTTGCTGACTTTTCAGATATTGAGGTTCAACTCTATGGAGATGAAAGCAAAATCAAGCAATATCTAACAGCCACAGAGCGTGTCAGCATTATCCATACGGATGAGAAAATTAACTCAGACGATGAGCCGACAAAAGCTATCCGTAAGAAGAAAAATGCCAGCATGGTATTAGCAGCCAAGGCAGTCAAGGAGGGAGAAGCAGACGCTGTCCTCTCAGCTGGGAACACAGGTGCCTTGTTGGCAGCAGGATTCTTCATTGTGGGTCGTATCAAGAATATCGATCGTCCAGGACTCATGTCTACCTTGCCGACCATCGATGGAAAAGGCTTTGATATGCTAGATCTCGGTGCCAATGCAGAAAATACAGCCCAGCACCTCCACCAATACGCTGTTCTAGGCTCCTTTTATGCTAAAAATGTTCGTGGGATTTCGAAACCACGTGTTGGTTTGCTCAACAATGGAACAGAAAGCAGCAAGGGAGATCCGCTTCGTAAGGAAACATACGACTTGCTAGTAGCTGATGAAAGTTTGAACTTTGTCGGAAACGTGGAAGCGCGTGATCTGATGAATGGCGTTGCGGATGTTGTCGTAACAGATGGTTTCACGGGAAACGCTGTTCTCAAATCCATTGAAGGTACAGCTTTGGGAATCATGGGCTTGCTTAAAAATGCTATTACGGGTGGTGGCCTTCGAGCGAAGCTAGGTGCTCTCCTTCTCAAGGATAGTCTTAAAGGGTTGAAGACCCAGCTCAACTATTCAGATGTTGGAGGGGCAGTCTTGTTTGGTGTCAAGGCGCCAGTTGTAAAAACTCACGGCTCAAGTGATGCCAAAGCTGTGTACAGTACGATTCGTCAGATTCGTACCATGCTAGAAACAGACGTAGTTGTTCAGACTGCGCGTGAATTTTCAGGAGAATAA